ATTGATCTCCACCGCTTGAAAGGAACGGTAGGCGCGCCGCATTCTGATGATTTCCATCAATTCCATGCTCCCTCCCGGATAGAAAAAGCCAACCCTTTGATAAAACGCTTTACTTTTTGACCGACTCCCGCTTCATCTGGAAGATCTTGCGCAAATGGTCCATCTCTTCGTGGATGACCCTCTCCACCGCCGCCGTGCGCCCCTTGGCCAACATCTCCTTCAGCCCGGAGAAGAAGACGATCGAGTCCTTCTCGAAGCCCATGGCCAGGTCGAGGATTTCATCCAGGCTGGAGATCCGCGCCAGTTTTGCCTGGATCGCCTCCTTGTCGCCCAGCTGGTGGGCCTTGACGAACTCTTTCATGTAGGCCTGGTACTCTGCGTCCGCTTCCGCGTCCCCTTTTGCGGCATCGTCGGCCTGTTCCTGCAGTTTCTTAAAAAGCGTCTTGTGCTTAAATTCCTCGTCGGCCAGGTACTGGAAAAGCTGGGTCGCCCTCGGCTCGCTGAACTTTTTCATGGCCTCGACGTAAAACTCATAGCCCCTTTCTTCAATGTAGATCGCGAATCCCAGGATCTCCTTCACCGCGAGCAAATAGGACATCGTTTCACCTCTTGTTCGTAGCGCTCAAATGCGTCAGCCAAATCAAAACCAATCCGATTAAAAATATGACTATAATACAACCCGATTTTTTTTTCAAATGCATAGTTCGAATCGCATTGGGTGAAAACTCACCCCCACCCCTCTCTTGCGAAGAGAGGGGCATGGATTTTCTCCCTTTCTCTTGCCAAAAGAAGGGCAGCACAAACCTTCTGGCCACCACGTGGACAGATTTGGTTTGTCTACCATCACTATGTTTTCAGCTAACTCCGGTGGCTGCTGAAAACATCTCGTGATGGTATACTTTCACTGGATGATTTCAAAAACTGAAAGATTATCTGAAATCATAGTGAAAGTATGCCACCATGGGGGCCGGGGATGAGTTAGCCTTTTCCGAATCTATCCGTCTCAAGTCAGCAGGATGGTGAATTTCTGGTACAAAGACGCCTTGAGCTCTCGGAAGGCATGGCGCCGGTTCATGGCGATTTCAAGATTGCCGTGGCTGCCGATCAGCAGGAAGGGCTGGCCGCTGCTGGAGGCATAGTTTTGCCGGTACTCGCCGATCTCCCGGTCATTAAGGCGCAGCGTGAAATGCTGGCAGCCGCAGCCCTCCAGTTTTTCGAAGAGCCATTTCCCCGGCACGTTGCTGATGATGTTCCCGAACTTGTCAATATGGATGATCCGCCCCTCGATCTGGTTTTGCGCCGCCAGTTGCGGGTGATAATCGGGATTGACCACGAATTCGGCGGTTGGCGTGCCGATGTCGGCCGCAGCCGTTCCCTTCGACAAATAAGCGGCCACCGGGGCCATGCGATCGCGCGCCTCGAAGGTGGATGAGCCGGATA
This Candidatus Aminicenantes bacterium DNA region includes the following protein-coding sequences:
- a CDS encoding ferritin family protein; this translates as MSYLLAVKEILGFAIYIEERGYEFYVEAMKKFSEPRATQLFQYLADEEFKHKTLFKKLQEQADDAAKGDAEADAEYQAYMKEFVKAHQLGDKEAIQAKLARISSLDEILDLAMGFEKDSIVFFSGLKEMLAKGRTAAVERVIHEEMDHLRKIFQMKRESVKK
- a CDS encoding SAM-dependent chlorinase/fluorinase; translated protein: MSIGMITDFGENDYFVGTLKGVIKKINPQADIIDICHGVPSYFIQGGSYVLEKTFRFFPAGTIFLVVVDPGVGTTRKLLLVTAANFSFVAPDNGILTPIFDLGRDVVVREIDQERYFLVSGSSTFEARDRMAPVAAYLSKGTAAADIGTPTAEFVVNPDYHPQLAAQNQIEGRIIHIDKFGNIISNVPGKWLFEKLEGCGCQHFTLRLNDREIGEYRQNYASSSGQPFLLIGSHGNLEIAMNRRHAFRELKASLYQKFTILLT